The sequence below is a genomic window from Bacteroidales bacterium.
AACAATCGGTCTTTATCGTGAATAAGGTAATTTATTAATTTTTTAAAATTTGGTTTTTTATGTGATTTGATTTTGATTATCATTTTTTGTAAGAATAGCGAGCAAATGCTCTTTAAGTGTCGGCTTTTCTTCAATGCCTTTAATTACTAATTCTTCAATGGTGTAAGGTTGTTTAAGAATTTTATTTATTTCTTCCTCTAACTTTTCAATTCTTTTTTCAATCAGTTCAAGTTTCTGTTCCCTCTCGTAATTGTGCCTTTCCTTTTGTTTTACGATTGTTTGAATTTCATTTAAACATTGTGAAAGTAGTTGTTCCAACTCTGCTATCTGTAATCTGTCAGGCACAATAAATGTTTTATTGATATAAGCTAAAACAGCAGATTTGAGAAATTTTGTAATTTTCATTTTATGCTGTTTCGCTGTATGTTCTATTCTTGAATACTCCCCGTTGTCTCTGGAAAGATTAATTGTAAATTCAGGTTTTGTTTTTCTTACCTTTTGCCTGTGCTGTAAAATATATTTTTTTCTGTATTCCTTTTTTGCTTTTTTAATTTCTTCATCATTACCACTTTCGAGAACACCTATTGAATCAAGATATTCCCACATTCCACCTTTATGTTTCTTGGCATTACTCATTCTTTACTTTTTCAGGAACATTAAGAGGTAATAATGAAATGCTGTCGGTATTGTTTTGGCTTGCCAATTCAAGCGGAGCTAAATTGCCATAATCGCTTAAATAAAAGTTTTTGTAATATGGAACAAGTTTAAGTTTAATGGGATTGTGATGACCACATATGAGCAATGCTTCGTCTTTACTCATTGTCCTTATTTCATCTCCTGTCATTAAGGGACGAACGTGCTTTTTTTCTTCCTTATCAACATACTCATATTTCCCTAATGTCTTTTCAAGGTCTGTCGTTGTTTCAAGTGATGCGCCCGTAAAATACATTTTCGCATAGCAATTGGCTTTAATTCCGTCTGCTTCATATTTTCCGTAGTTGTGAACCAGTTGGTTGAAATCCTGCAATAACAGCATTATTCCAGCCCTGTGTTTACGGACATTTGCGACAGCAAGGCTCAGTGTGGGCAATCTAAGCGAAGAAGCCTCATCAACCAAAAAGAAGATATCCTCTTCATCGTTTTTCGGAAAACGGCTCATAATAAAGGAAAAGAACTGTTCGAAAAATATTGAAGTCAAAACAGAATAATATTTTTGGTCGGCAACGCTGTTTTGAATAAACAAAACCGTCCGTCTGTTGCGAAATTCCATAAAATCCAAATTGTCGCTTGATGTAATTTTTGCGATTGATTCATCGCTGAAAATCTGCAATGACGCCTTACAGGTGGCGATTATACTTGAAATTATTTTTTCATCATAGCTGATAAAACTTTTATATTCCGCAAACAAAATTTCATCTGCATATTTTGAGAATAAAGAATCAACAGCTTCAGGATTGCCTCCCAAGCTATTCAATAGATGGCGAACATTGTATAAATTCTGATATTCCAAATCCTGTTTTTTAAGGATTGTTATAAGCATTGCTAAAAGTGAAGTTGCTTGTATATTCCAAAAGTTTTCTTTATTGTTATTTTCACCTAA
It includes:
- a CDS encoding type IV secretory system conjugative DNA transfer family protein, with translation MEEIKKIVKIFEIIFAVIFKIIDGVLGIFNYKEKGVYNAEFASSSKVFSFFSDYGFCLTGKKNLSVKDSYQNAIVIGGTGTGKSSVVLIPSIFTMKSSLIVHDPAKELFYKTSNYLNSKNIKVKVLNFADPSVSSNYNPLARANSSSEIQKIASMLVQNGLGENNNKENFWNIQATSLLAMLITILKKQDLEYQNLYNVRHLLNSLGGNPEAVDSLFSKYADEILFAEYKSFISYDEKIISSIIATCKASLQIFSDESIAKITSSDNLDFMEFRNRRTVLFIQNSVADQKYYSVLTSIFFEQFFSFIMSRFPKNDEEDIFFLVDEASSLRLPTLSLAVANVRKHRAGIMLLLQDFNQLVHNYGKYEADGIKANCYAKMYFTGASLETTTDLEKTLGKYEYVDKEEKKHVRPLMTGDEIRTMSKDEALLICGHHNPIKLKLVPYYKNFYLSDYGNLAPLELASQNNTDSISLLPLNVPEKVKNE